In Bradyrhizobium manausense, the sequence AGTATCCCGCTGCCGTGAATCCGGTTCATCCGCTGCATCGTTATGCGGCCCAGCAGGTCGCGCCCGAGCCGCAGCATCATCAGCCGCAGCAGCAGGCCTATCAGGATCAGGCTTATCAGGATCAAGCCTACCATCAGGGGCAGGCCCAGCATCAAGCTTACGAAGAGCAGCCCGATCCGGCGCGCTATGATGATGCGCTGTACGGGCGGCTCGAGTCGGGCGAGCAGGATTTCCAGCGTGAGCCGGCCTATCCGGACGATCCGTACGCATTCCAGAGCGACTATCCCGAAGCCGATCTCGACGAGCCCCGGAAATCGCGCGGCGGCATGATGACGGTCGCGGCAATTCTCGCGCTCGCCGTCGTCGGAACCGGCGCAGCCTTCGCCTACAAGACCTATATCGGCTCGCCCCGCAGCGGTGAGCCGCCGATCATCAAGGCCGACAACACGCCGACCAAGATCGTGCCGGCGCCGACGGACTCCTCGGCCAAGGTGCCGGATCGCATGGTGAGCGGCGACGGCAGCGAGAAGATCGTGCCGCGCGAAGAGGCGCCGGTCGACGTCAACGCCAAGGCGGCAGGTCCGCGCGTTGTGTTTCCGCCGCTGAATCCGAATGCGAACCCGCCGCCGGTTGCGAGCGTGTCGCCGTCCAACATTCCGCCATCGAATGCCGGTCCGATCCCGAGCAACGGGACGATGCCGAACAGCGCGCCGCGCGCGATCAAGACCGTGGCCGTGAAGGGTGACCAGACCGATAGCGCCGTGCCGCAAGGTGCTGCCCCGGCCCCGGCCAAGCCGGCCGCGCCCGCGAAGCCCGCCGCGGCCGTGCCGCACACACCGCCGAGTTCGGCCAATGCCAGCGCGAACCAGCCGCTCTCACTGGCGCCGCAGTCTGGTCAGGCCGAACCGCCGCAGCGGATGGCTGCGACCAACCCGACTCAGATCGCTCCCGCGAGCAGTGGTGGCGGCTACGTCGTGCAGGTGTCTTCGCAGCAGAGCGAGGATAGCGCGCATGCCTCGTACCGGGTGCTCCAGAGCAAGTATGGCAGTGTGCTCGGCTCCCGCTCGCCCGTTATCAAGCGCGTCGATCTGACCGACAAGGGCAAGGGTATCGTTTATCGCGCCTTCGCCGGGCCGTACGCCTCGGCCGACGAGGCGGTGCAGGCCTGCAACAATCTGAAGTCCGCTGGCCTGCCGTCCTGCTTCGTCCAGAGGAATTAGCGGCCGTTTCCTTGACCCCCTCCCGGGGCAGGGTTAATCGGCCCTATGAGCACGCGGGCCTTCACTACCGGCGTATCCGGAACGGAACTGACCGCCGCTGGGCGGGCGTTTTACCGTGCCGAACGCCCATGGGACTTCATTCCCTTCAGGCTCAGCTTCGAGATTTCGACCCAAGTCACGATTCCTGTTGGGGAATTGACGGCGGCGCGGCTGATTGAGGCCGATCTCGCCGGTCTCAGCATTCCCGTGGATGGCGCCGCCGACCCGGTCCATCCCGTGACGACTTCTGCGACAATGATTGCTCAGGTGATTCGCGGCGCAATCGGGTTCCAGGGTTTGTTAATGAGTCATGACGTGCCGATGAAGGCGCTGGCGGGAAGCATTGGCGAGCAAAATCGCGCCAGGTTCGCGGCCAGTACGCCGCGTCACAGCAATGACAATGCGCAACTGGACGCATTGACCGCAAACACGGCATCCGCATGACCGCAGAAATTCTATCGTTTGAAACCGGGCGGCCCGCAGAGCTGGCCGAGGACGAACCGGCGCTGGTCGTCGACGTCGAGGGCTACGAGGGCCCGCTCGACCTGTTGCTCGCGCTGGCGCGTAACCAGAAGGTCGATCTCGCCAAGATCTCGATCCTGGCGCTGGCCGACCAGTATCTCCACTTCATCGAAGCCGCGCGAAAGATCCGGCTCGAGCTTGCCGCCGACTATCTGGTCATGGCGGCCTGGCTCGCCTTCCTGAAGTCGCGCCTGCTGCTGCCGGAGCCGCCGAGTGCGGACGGTCCGAGCGCCGAGGAAATGGCGACCGCGCTCGCCAATCGCCTTCGCCGTCTCGAGGCCATTCGTGAAGCGGCCAACCGGCTGATGAACCGTCAGCAATTGCTGCGCGACATTTTCCCGCGCGGCGAGCCCGAGCAGATCGCCGAGATCAGGCATCCGAAATACACCGCGACCCTTTACGACCTGCTCACGGCCTATGCCTCGCAGCGCCAGTCGCGCGTGCTCGCGAGCGTGCATCTGGCCAAGCGCACGGTGTGGTCGCTCGCCGAGGCCCGCGCCACGCTGGAGCGGCTGGTCGGCAGCATCACCGAGCAGGACGATTGGGGCGTGCTCGACGATTTCCTGGTCCGGCACGTTGCCGACCCGACGCAGCGCGCGACGGTGTTCGCCTCGAGCTTTGCCGCCGCGCTTGAGCTCGTGCGTGAAGGCCAGCTCGAACTGAACCAGAAAGAGGCGTTTGCGCCCATCTATTTCCGGAAGGGGCGCCCGAAACCGGTTCCGGACGCAGCTCCTGCGCCCGACGCGCCGGTCGCTTAAGTGCAAGAAGGAGAAGCTGCCATGGCAAGCCTGGCTGAAGTGCGGGTAGAAGAGGCCGAGCCGATGGAGAACGAGTCCCAGGCACGTCCCGAAGAATTGCGGCTGCTGGAAGCGCTGCTGTTTGCTTCGAATGAACCGCTGGATACGGCGACACTCGCCAAGCGCATGCCCGAGGGCGTCGACGTCAAGGCCGCGCTCGAGCAGCTTCAGGCCGATTATGCCTTGCGCGGCGTCAACCTCGTGCGGGTCGCCAACAAATGGACGTTCCGTACCGCCGGCGATCTCGCCTGGCTGATGACGCGCGAGAGCACCGAGACCCGCCGCCTGTCGCGTGCGGCCATCGAGGTGCTTGCGATTATCGCCTACCACCAGCCGGTGACGCGTGCCGAGATCGAAGAGATCCGGGGCGTGGTGACCTCGAAGGGCACGCTCGACGTTCTGCTGGAGACCGGCTGGATCAAGCCGCGTGGCCGTCGCAAGACGCCCGGCCGTCCGCTGACTTTCGGAACCACCGAGGACTTCCTGTCGCAGTTTACCTTGGAACAGCTCGGCGATCTGCCGGGGCTCGAGGAGCTGAAGGGTACGGGCCTGCTGGATTCGCGTCTGCCGACCGGATTCAGCGTGCCGACACCGTCGGATGACCCGCAGCTCCGCGAAGATGAAGACCCCTTGGAACCGGGCGAGGACCTCGATCTGGCGCTGGCGCCTGCGGTCGAGCCCGAGGCGCCGCCGGAAGGTGGCAATGATGGCGGTGAGGGCGGCGGCGAGGAGTGATCCCCGCCCTTTTGCGGGTCCCTGCGACCAGTTAACACTAGCAAGATTACGTAGTGCCAACAGCGAATTGGCGCTGCCTTGGTCCTTGTTTTTGAGGCCTGCGAAGCCTACGTTCCGGTCAAGATCGGCCGGGTCCCGGCCACGCGCGTTTGGAGGGTTGCAGGATGGGTTCACTTAGCATTTGGCACTGGATCTTGGTGATCGCAGTGGTCCTGCTGTTGTTCGGCCGCGGCAAGATTTCGGATCTGATGGGCGACGTCGCTCAGGGCATCAAGGCCTTCAAGAAGGGCATGCAGGACGACGACAAGCCCGCCGAGAAGCAGGAGCCCTCGAAGTCCATCGAGCACAATGCCGCGCCGACCGCGGCCCGATCCGACGTCGGCAGCAAGGCCGTCTGAGCCAGGAGCACGCGAGACGCGGGAAACGGACCCGATCCTGCGCGTGAGGGATTGGGCCGATCGTGGCTTCGCGTGAACGGAAGACGTCATGTTCGACATCGGCTGGAGTGAGCTGGTTCTGATCGGGGTCGTGGCCTTGGTCGCCATTGGCCCGAAAGAGTTGCCGGGCGTGCTGCGCATGGTCGGCCAGTGGATGGGCAAGGCCCGCAAGATGGCCGCCGAATTCCAGGGGCAGTTCCAGGAAGCGATGCGCGAGGCCGAGATGGCCGACCTCAAGAAGAGCTTTGACGAGGTCAAGGAAGCCGCCTCCGGCTTCACCGGCGGCGGCCTGATGACCTCGCTCCAGAAGGACGTCAGCGACGCGCTGCGCATCGATGCGCTCGACAAGCCGGCCGAGACGTCCGCAACGCCTGCGGTCGAACCGCCGGCAAGTCCGACGACAC encodes:
- the tatB gene encoding Sec-independent protein translocase protein TatB; amino-acid sequence: MFDIGWSELVLIGVVALVAIGPKELPGVLRMVGQWMGKARKMAAEFQGQFQEAMREAEMADLKKSFDEVKEAASGFTGGGLMTSLQKDVSDALRIDALDKPAETSATPAVEPPASPTTPEAPTPETFVEAEAHSAVDEPLAITREVEQTPVAQDTLAQDTVAQDTAPSEAIKDAKAS
- the scpB gene encoding SMC-Scp complex subunit ScpB, with product MASLAEVRVEEAEPMENESQARPEELRLLEALLFASNEPLDTATLAKRMPEGVDVKAALEQLQADYALRGVNLVRVANKWTFRTAGDLAWLMTRESTETRRLSRAAIEVLAIIAYHQPVTRAEIEEIRGVVTSKGTLDVLLETGWIKPRGRRKTPGRPLTFGTTEDFLSQFTLEQLGDLPGLEELKGTGLLDSRLPTGFSVPTPSDDPQLREDEDPLEPGEDLDLALAPAVEPEAPPEGGNDGGEGGGEE
- a CDS encoding twin-arginine translocase TatA/TatE family subunit, which translates into the protein MGSLSIWHWILVIAVVLLLFGRGKISDLMGDVAQGIKAFKKGMQDDDKPAEKQEPSKSIEHNAAPTAARSDVGSKAV
- a CDS encoding segregation and condensation protein A, which gives rise to MTAEILSFETGRPAELAEDEPALVVDVEGYEGPLDLLLALARNQKVDLAKISILALADQYLHFIEAARKIRLELAADYLVMAAWLAFLKSRLLLPEPPSADGPSAEEMATALANRLRRLEAIREAANRLMNRQQLLRDIFPRGEPEQIAEIRHPKYTATLYDLLTAYASQRQSRVLASVHLAKRTVWSLAEARATLERLVGSITEQDDWGVLDDFLVRHVADPTQRATVFASSFAAALELVREGQLELNQKEAFAPIYFRKGRPKPVPDAAPAPDAPVA
- a CDS encoding SPOR domain-containing protein, encoding MADRYYDRALPSDDYGRGADQHGRADNDPLAELARLIGQTDPFAAQGRPAAAQAPAQTYHDDGYAQDDYQQDYAEQQPTAPQPGPPSWMRRANVQPQPAPEPEYPAAVNPVHPLHRYAAQQVAPEPQHHQPQQQAYQDQAYQDQAYHQGQAQHQAYEEQPDPARYDDALYGRLESGEQDFQREPAYPDDPYAFQSDYPEADLDEPRKSRGGMMTVAAILALAVVGTGAAFAYKTYIGSPRSGEPPIIKADNTPTKIVPAPTDSSAKVPDRMVSGDGSEKIVPREEAPVDVNAKAAGPRVVFPPLNPNANPPPVASVSPSNIPPSNAGPIPSNGTMPNSAPRAIKTVAVKGDQTDSAVPQGAAPAPAKPAAPAKPAAAVPHTPPSSANASANQPLSLAPQSGQAEPPQRMAATNPTQIAPASSGGGYVVQVSSQQSEDSAHASYRVLQSKYGSVLGSRSPVIKRVDLTDKGKGIVYRAFAGPYASADEAVQACNNLKSAGLPSCFVQRN